A genomic window from Candidatus Pelagisphaera phototrophica includes:
- a CDS encoding DUF1592 domain-containing protein produces MSHEKSKVANDLRVPSLSLSLWALGDRPVPFVKLHTSRLKTNCSILVVLSLLFLNTLRTYADTYHDTVAPFLEEYCIQCHGPEKQKGDRRYDNLKSDFLDKDALILWQDIADLLNLGDMPPEEETQPSPDDRQAVINWITDELTIAYEHHKSSDRKTVLRRLNRYEYNRTVRDLLHLQPLLIDPTESFPPDETEENFNNIGSALITSDFLLQGYLDAAESYIEQATRQGPEPEVQSYQFPAPFYTAGNRWDGKDVAGEFQHIRKNTTDQDGFLWLEKLEQGVPESGYYKLRFKAQAINREYPYPERIVGTRKSEPLRVDVIAGSREYGELESRTSSDRKVADFIIADESSEWYESRIWLDKGFQPRLTFPNGPNRVKPIRKTLVRNYPDHFQEFIHNWTIPGDGLYPYPIEEAEVRRIEAEAQKIATVVGRVLDTQGTSNKFNRRDGWAAFYRGYEGPRIRVFEIELEGPYFEDWPTPSYRALFGDKEPTIENARPILERFADVAFRRPADDAKIDVLHELVLSSHQSGKSAFESLKIGFRAILCSPDFIYLQEPEGRLDDYALASRLSYFLWSTQPDQTLRELAKAGALSRPDVLKAQVLRMLDDKRSQAFTEQFTSRWLELYKIGTMPPSDKEFMSYYVDGLEGSMKRETQTFFRYILENNLPISSFLDSDFTFVDGGLARLYGINGVTGPAMQKVSLASFPQRGGLLGQASILTASANGIDTSPIIRGIWILDNILGAPPAPPPPDVEPLEPDIRGSTTIRDQLDKHRELETCYECHRKIDPLGFALENFDPIGGWRDHYPRGNSKGPLIDASGQLPNGDQFSDIKAFKSVLANRQEQFAHCLTEKLLAYSMGRTIEFTDRPEVNNLVEQLSDSGSGLRDLVIQITQSEAFLTK; encoded by the coding sequence ATGAGCCACGAAAAGTCGAAGGTAGCGAACGATCTCCGAGTGCCCAGTTTATCCCTTAGTTTGTGGGCCCTCGGAGATCGTCCGGTACCCTTTGTCAAATTACATACTAGTCGGCTCAAAACAAATTGCTCGATTCTGGTCGTTCTGAGTTTGTTGTTTCTCAATACTCTGAGAACGTACGCGGATACCTACCACGACACGGTCGCGCCCTTCCTCGAAGAGTACTGCATCCAATGTCACGGTCCGGAGAAGCAGAAAGGCGATCGGCGCTATGATAATCTCAAGAGCGACTTTCTCGATAAAGACGCACTAATACTGTGGCAGGATATCGCAGACCTTCTGAATTTAGGAGACATGCCTCCGGAGGAGGAGACTCAGCCAAGCCCTGACGACCGTCAGGCTGTTATCAACTGGATTACAGACGAATTAACGATCGCCTATGAGCACCACAAGAGCTCGGATCGTAAGACCGTTCTACGCCGCCTCAATCGATACGAATACAACCGTACCGTCCGTGACCTTCTCCATCTCCAGCCTCTACTGATCGACCCTACGGAGTCTTTTCCTCCAGATGAAACGGAAGAGAATTTCAATAACATCGGATCCGCTCTCATCACCTCCGACTTTCTGCTGCAAGGCTATTTGGATGCGGCCGAGTCGTACATCGAACAGGCCACGCGTCAGGGCCCTGAGCCCGAAGTCCAATCCTACCAATTCCCCGCCCCTTTTTACACCGCTGGCAACCGCTGGGATGGAAAAGATGTCGCAGGAGAATTTCAGCATATCCGGAAAAACACAACCGACCAAGACGGTTTTCTCTGGCTGGAAAAACTAGAACAAGGAGTTCCAGAAAGTGGATACTACAAGCTCAGATTCAAGGCTCAGGCCATCAATCGCGAGTACCCTTATCCGGAAAGAATTGTCGGAACGCGCAAGAGCGAGCCCCTCCGCGTTGATGTGATAGCGGGTTCACGAGAGTACGGTGAACTGGAATCCAGAACATCCTCAGACCGCAAAGTTGCCGATTTCATCATAGCCGACGAATCTTCCGAATGGTACGAATCCCGCATCTGGCTCGATAAGGGATTTCAACCACGACTGACCTTTCCCAATGGGCCCAATCGAGTTAAGCCGATTCGCAAGACCCTGGTCCGCAACTACCCAGATCACTTCCAGGAATTCATCCACAACTGGACCATACCAGGCGACGGGCTCTACCCCTACCCGATCGAGGAAGCCGAAGTGCGACGCATCGAAGCGGAAGCCCAAAAAATCGCAACCGTCGTCGGCCGCGTTCTGGATACCCAGGGAACTTCGAACAAGTTTAACCGACGCGATGGCTGGGCCGCCTTCTATCGTGGATACGAAGGTCCTCGAATCCGGGTTTTCGAGATAGAACTGGAAGGCCCCTATTTTGAGGACTGGCCCACCCCCAGCTACCGCGCCCTTTTTGGCGACAAAGAGCCGACGATAGAAAATGCACGGCCTATCCTGGAGCGATTTGCCGATGTCGCATTTCGTCGACCCGCAGATGACGCGAAAATCGACGTGTTGCACGAACTCGTTCTGTCTTCCCACCAGTCTGGAAAATCCGCGTTCGAATCGTTAAAGATCGGCTTTCGCGCGATCCTGTGTTCGCCCGACTTTATCTACCTGCAAGAGCCGGAAGGTCGGCTTGATGACTACGCCCTCGCCTCGCGACTTAGCTATTTTCTTTGGTCAACTCAACCAGATCAGACATTAAGAGAACTCGCCAAAGCGGGAGCGTTGTCCCGACCCGACGTGCTGAAAGCGCAAGTGCTTCGCATGCTCGATGACAAACGATCACAGGCCTTCACTGAGCAATTCACCTCACGCTGGCTAGAGCTTTATAAGATCGGCACCATGCCACCGAGCGACAAGGAGTTCATGTCCTATTACGTGGATGGCCTGGAAGGTTCCATGAAGCGGGAAACGCAGACTTTCTTCCGATACATACTGGAAAATAATCTCCCCATTAGCTCCTTTCTCGATTCCGATTTCACTTTTGTCGATGGAGGACTCGCCCGGCTCTACGGGATCAATGGAGTCACAGGTCCCGCGATGCAAAAGGTTTCCCTCGCCTCTTTTCCCCAACGAGGCGGATTGCTGGGACAAGCAAGCATCCTCACCGCCAGCGCCAATGGTATCGACACCTCCCCTATCATTCGTGGTATCTGGATTTTGGATAATATCCTAGGAGCTCCACCGGCACCCCCTCCACCTGATGTGGAACCCCTTGAGCCAGATATCCGTGGTAGCACTACCATTCGTGATCAACTAGACAAACATCGGGAGTTGGAAACGTGTTACGAGTGCCACCGAAAAATCGACCCCCTCGGCTTCGCGCTTGAGAATTTCGACCCGATTGGTGGCTGGCGTGACCACTACCCCCGCGGCAATTCAAAAGGACCACTGATCGATGCTTCAGGGCAACTTCCGAACGGAGACCAATTCTCAGACATCAAGGCGTTTAAGTCGGTGCTCGCGAATCGGCAAGAGCAATTCGCGCACTGCTTGACCGAGAAGCTATTGGCTTACTCAATGGGACGAACCATAGAATTCACCGATCGGCCCGAGGTGAATAATCTCGTGGAACAACTAAGCGACTCCGGATCGGGACTACGCGATCTCGTTATCCAGATCACGCAAAGCGAAGCATTTTTGACCAAATAG
- a CDS encoding YHYH protein has protein sequence MRISNLGFLILFFCTEWLYSEPRLSSWFTDYSGNYARIYETLSDEGNLSTVTTWSRGAGVQSIPTYAGIHEISYTDAWIYIRTTNLASHIMGPWYLNQAKTNLFPNYPSNQSVLYRLPRNPVDPESVAQKTLTGGGPIGYFVNGVSMFDSRDAFSYRSSTGSEVNGPLGDGTWNRDAFVNESVTFDSGNAHQAMGRYHYHANPPALRHQLGDSVDYNPETNTYTENFNGKHSPILAWARDGLPVYGPYAFSDPLDDSSEISRMRSGFQIRTDISSNGSPRTAWPTWATRVYSGLRTFASGPNVSNRYPLGRYMEDNDYLGDLGQTLGIDFDLNEHNTRFCVTPEFPEGTWAYFVCIDELGTPVFPYNIGRSFFGDPIGDNVNDVPGNDESNAVVKTYFEGGPEIPPVVKHIEFTDPTKEEISLVWSGVEGATYKLQTSSDLGESDDWKEIGLQVVASGSEVNFNYSSEAERSQRQFYRVETLNVAPFDDSGFDYEPMDPPDFSGELSAITISMSGGPTNLSTLPSTITFAGHAINISNANVSRPTQNEITFDFPLDSLGIGEFNLAANYTGETSQSGTYTVHTNILLMIVDDWGVDASPLDNDLPDVLLASMPNLGQLSEEGLRFTRAYSQPLCSPTRATILTGRQPFQHNVGTPQDSGLFSNGQDEITLPEIFTSMNAPHSLLSVGKWHLGGQNNGYNSRGGWPEFYGIDRGGVQDYFNWTKNSNGTTADTTVYSTTDQVNHATTFIEENEANGTPWFAWVAFNAPHTPFHDPPPELAPDSGYSIQESGESNNQFRYRKALEALDTEIGRLLEAVNPARTQVILLGDNGTPNQVVQAPFGEGNSKGDLYNGGIHVPMIAKGPWVDVEAGSSTEKLVHCIDLFSTILELARIDETAVPSLSSQSVHSQSIVPILRGTDIKDRFVVAERTGTTNGRAIIAGDYPDYKLIIFGDPTSNTDTPSFEFYNIGSPAFDLNEQSPLSIQTLEGTALAAYNACLAKDSELGGGYSDLPQ, from the coding sequence ATGAGAATTAGCAACTTAGGCTTTTTGATTCTTTTTTTCTGTACGGAATGGCTCTACAGCGAGCCTCGCTTATCCTCGTGGTTCACTGACTATTCTGGAAACTATGCGCGGATCTATGAGACCCTGAGTGACGAGGGGAATTTGAGTACGGTCACCACCTGGAGTCGTGGTGCCGGCGTACAATCGATCCCTACCTACGCCGGGATCCACGAAATAAGCTACACCGATGCATGGATATACATTCGCACTACAAATCTCGCTAGCCACATAATGGGTCCCTGGTACCTCAACCAAGCGAAGACCAACCTGTTTCCCAACTACCCCAGCAACCAATCGGTTTTGTATCGTCTACCTCGCAACCCGGTCGATCCCGAGTCCGTCGCTCAAAAGACGCTGACAGGTGGAGGACCGATTGGATATTTCGTCAATGGCGTCTCTATGTTCGATTCGCGGGATGCCTTTTCGTATCGGTCGTCTACCGGCAGCGAAGTAAACGGACCACTAGGAGACGGAACTTGGAATCGTGATGCATTTGTCAATGAAAGCGTCACTTTCGACTCGGGCAACGCGCACCAGGCAATGGGACGCTACCACTACCACGCCAACCCACCCGCCTTGCGACACCAGCTCGGAGACAGTGTCGACTACAACCCTGAAACAAACACCTACACTGAGAACTTCAATGGGAAGCATTCGCCCATCCTCGCCTGGGCACGCGATGGACTTCCCGTATATGGACCTTATGCCTTCTCTGATCCACTAGACGACTCTAGCGAAATTAGTCGAATGCGTTCGGGATTTCAAATCCGAACTGATATCTCCAGCAACGGTTCGCCTCGAACAGCTTGGCCTACTTGGGCTACTCGGGTCTACTCCGGATTAAGAACCTTTGCCTCTGGTCCCAATGTCAGTAATCGGTATCCCCTCGGTCGTTACATGGAAGACAATGACTATCTCGGAGATTTGGGACAGACCTTGGGAATCGATTTCGATCTCAATGAGCACAATACACGTTTTTGCGTTACACCCGAATTTCCTGAAGGCACATGGGCATATTTTGTTTGTATTGATGAGTTAGGCACACCTGTGTTTCCATACAACATTGGTCGTTCGTTTTTTGGTGACCCCATCGGAGATAACGTAAACGACGTTCCTGGGAATGATGAGTCTAATGCAGTCGTGAAGACATATTTTGAGGGAGGACCCGAAATTCCTCCAGTAGTTAAACACATCGAGTTCACCGACCCTACCAAAGAAGAGATTTCCCTAGTTTGGTCAGGCGTCGAAGGAGCAACCTACAAACTACAGACATCTTCCGATTTAGGGGAAAGTGATGACTGGAAGGAAATTGGACTGCAGGTGGTTGCGAGTGGAAGCGAGGTCAACTTCAACTATTCGTCCGAAGCCGAACGCAGTCAGCGACAGTTCTATCGCGTCGAAACTCTGAATGTCGCTCCTTTTGACGATAGTGGCTTCGATTACGAGCCAATGGATCCACCGGACTTTAGCGGCGAACTCTCGGCAATTACCATCTCGATGTCAGGAGGTCCCACCAATCTGAGCACACTTCCCTCGACAATCACCTTTGCGGGGCACGCAATCAATATTTCGAATGCCAATGTATCCCGACCGACACAAAACGAGATCACTTTCGATTTTCCACTAGACAGTCTGGGAATCGGCGAATTTAACCTGGCTGCCAATTATACAGGCGAGACTTCGCAGAGCGGGACCTACACAGTCCACACCAACATTCTCCTAATGATTGTGGACGACTGGGGAGTGGACGCGAGTCCCCTAGATAACGATCTTCCCGACGTCTTGTTGGCGTCTATGCCCAATCTGGGCCAACTGTCGGAGGAGGGTCTGCGATTTACGCGTGCCTACTCGCAACCCCTTTGCTCACCCACACGGGCAACGATACTTACTGGCAGACAGCCTTTCCAACATAATGTCGGTACCCCCCAGGACAGCGGCCTATTTTCAAATGGTCAGGACGAAATCACCTTACCTGAAATATTCACTTCTATGAACGCCCCACACAGCCTTCTATCAGTAGGCAAGTGGCACCTCGGCGGGCAGAATAACGGCTATAATTCGCGTGGAGGCTGGCCGGAGTTTTACGGAATAGATCGCGGTGGTGTGCAAGACTACTTCAATTGGACCAAGAACAGTAACGGAACAACCGCTGATACCACAGTCTACTCGACAACCGATCAGGTGAACCACGCGACGACTTTCATTGAAGAAAACGAGGCCAACGGAACGCCCTGGTTTGCTTGGGTAGCCTTTAACGCGCCACACACACCATTTCACGATCCGCCCCCTGAGTTGGCTCCGGACAGCGGGTACTCGATCCAAGAATCAGGAGAATCAAATAATCAGTTCCGATATCGCAAAGCTCTGGAAGCACTCGACACCGAGATCGGGCGCCTACTGGAAGCGGTCAACCCTGCCCGCACTCAGGTCATTCTACTGGGCGACAACGGGACGCCTAACCAAGTTGTCCAAGCGCCCTTTGGAGAAGGCAACTCTAAAGGGGATCTCTACAATGGTGGTATCCATGTCCCCATGATCGCTAAAGGACCCTGGGTGGATGTGGAAGCGGGCAGTTCAACGGAAAAACTAGTACATTGTATCGACTTGTTTTCCACGATCCTAGAGCTGGCTAGAATTGATGAAACGGCAGTTCCCAGCCTGTCATCACAAAGTGTCCACTCACAAAGCATCGTTCCCATCCTGAGAGGAACTGATATCAAAGATCGATTTGTTGTCGCCGAGCGTACCGGAACAACGAACGGAAGGGCGATCATCGCTGGGGACTATCCGGATTACAAACTAATCATCTTTGGCGACCCTACGTCGAACACCGACACTCCAAGTTTCGAATTCTACAACATAGGATCCCCGGCATTTGATCTCAATGAACAAAGTCCCCTAAGTATTCAGACGCTTGAGGGAACCGCTTTGGCAGCCTACAATGCCTGTCTTGCCAAAGACAGCGAACTAGGGGGCGGATACAGCGATTTGCCTCAGTGA
- a CDS encoding DUF1552 domain-containing protein has protein sequence MKIRKMDRRTFLKGTGVAMALPFFENMGPLPAKAVGAAAKTSGTGSPMRMVCIGNPLGLMPDSFFPKGEGANYELSDLLRPIGRHRKDFTIFSNLDHDISGGHSAVHAFLSGIKDQDASDWPEGNISVDQRAAEFVGTRTRYSSLVMSTGDGDGDLKCKLSWTRNGVNVPPVTRARDLFKALFVQDDPRLLAKHKSAYDINESILDVVNSQAKMLSRQLGKADQEKLDEYLNSVRELERKLGMSREWLHKPKPKVDIGEPGEGDLTYTVPAFYDLLALALETDSTRVATLGVPGNVNTADLGLVGSYHGFSHHGKAEKLRQGLFVIEKFQVEQMGRFLDKLKTIKEPDGQSLLDRTMVLIGSGMGNGSSHSNKNLPLLLAGGGFKHGEHKVYPTENHKRVPLCNLYGSILQRFGLEIDQFNKGSGTLTGLETA, from the coding sequence ATGAAAATACGAAAAATGGATCGTCGCACTTTTTTGAAAGGCACCGGTGTCGCCATGGCCCTCCCCTTCTTTGAGAACATGGGGCCCCTCCCCGCCAAAGCGGTTGGAGCGGCTGCCAAAACTAGCGGTACTGGATCTCCGATGCGAATGGTTTGCATAGGAAATCCTCTCGGGCTCATGCCGGACAGCTTTTTTCCGAAAGGCGAAGGGGCTAATTACGAACTTTCCGACCTCCTGCGCCCAATCGGGCGCCATCGCAAGGACTTCACGATATTCTCAAACCTCGATCACGATATTTCCGGCGGACACAGCGCCGTGCACGCATTTCTCAGCGGCATTAAGGACCAGGACGCATCTGACTGGCCAGAGGGAAACATATCCGTGGATCAACGGGCAGCCGAATTCGTTGGGACCCGCACACGCTATTCTTCGCTCGTGATGTCCACCGGTGACGGTGACGGCGACTTGAAATGCAAACTTTCCTGGACTCGAAATGGCGTCAACGTGCCCCCGGTCACAAGGGCGCGCGACCTCTTCAAAGCACTCTTTGTGCAGGATGATCCCCGACTCCTCGCTAAGCACAAGTCAGCCTACGATATTAACGAAAGCATCCTCGATGTCGTAAATAGCCAAGCCAAGATGTTAAGTCGGCAACTGGGCAAAGCAGACCAGGAGAAACTCGACGAATACCTGAACTCCGTTCGCGAGTTGGAACGCAAACTGGGCATGTCACGCGAATGGCTGCACAAGCCAAAACCCAAAGTCGACATCGGAGAGCCGGGAGAGGGCGATCTCACCTATACCGTTCCCGCCTTCTACGATCTGCTGGCTCTCGCCCTGGAAACGGATTCGACGCGAGTAGCGACCCTCGGCGTTCCCGGAAATGTGAATACCGCCGACCTCGGTCTCGTTGGCAGCTACCATGGATTCTCTCATCACGGAAAAGCCGAAAAGCTGCGGCAAGGACTCTTTGTCATCGAGAAATTCCAAGTAGAGCAAATGGGGCGATTTCTGGACAAGCTTAAGACAATCAAAGAGCCCGACGGGCAGTCACTCCTCGATCGCACCATGGTGCTGATAGGAAGCGGCATGGGCAACGGCAGCTCACACTCGAACAAAAACCTGCCCCTCCTTCTCGCAGGTGGCGGATTCAAACATGGGGAACACAAAGTGTATCCAACTGAAAACCACAAACGGGTTCCACTCTGCAACTTGTATGGATCCATACTGCAACGTTTCGGACTGGAAATCGACCAATTCAATAAGGGTTCTGGCACTTTGACCGGCCTGGAAACGGCATGA
- a CDS encoding sugar phosphate isomerase/epimerase family protein produces MPTLQPTHPNSRRDFLKTLAAGGMAAAASPLSVLAAHHKKTGVKLGYDNFAVRAMNWMVEDHLKYSEKLGIDSLFMSDLDHFKSLKIPYLRDVRKKADDMGIDIHIGTWSICPTSTTFKDKWGTAEEHLSLSIRVAEATGSPVVRVILGNRDDRGTEGGIIARIKDTAKVCRACRTQAMDAGIKIAVENHAGDMQAHEVVTLIEEAGGSSYMGANLDAGNASWTLEDPLENLEIMGPYAVTTSLRDSAIWTSEKGTTVQWTAMGKGNVDWEKYFDRFKELCPNVPVHIETISGFNREIPFLEEGFMELFPDMKASTLSRYLKWARQGAPRDPWKAPVGPNADRADHNKDLATQEHQKLEIEESIRYCKSIGLGLKA; encoded by the coding sequence ATGCCAACATTGCAACCAACCCATCCTAACTCACGTCGGGACTTTCTCAAAACCCTAGCCGCTGGTGGAATGGCGGCCGCCGCTAGCCCACTTTCAGTTCTCGCGGCCCATCATAAAAAGACTGGCGTCAAGCTTGGATATGACAATTTCGCGGTTCGAGCCATGAACTGGATGGTGGAAGACCACTTGAAATATTCAGAGAAGCTGGGAATCGACTCTCTATTCATGTCGGACCTCGACCATTTCAAGAGCCTCAAGATACCCTACCTTCGCGATGTTCGCAAAAAAGCGGATGACATGGGAATCGATATTCACATCGGCACCTGGAGCATTTGCCCGACCTCGACCACCTTCAAGGACAAGTGGGGAACGGCGGAAGAGCACTTGAGCCTGTCCATTCGAGTCGCCGAAGCGACTGGATCCCCCGTCGTTAGAGTCATCCTTGGGAACCGTGACGACCGTGGAACAGAAGGCGGCATCATAGCACGCATCAAAGACACCGCAAAAGTCTGTCGTGCCTGCCGTACCCAAGCGATGGATGCAGGCATTAAGATTGCTGTCGAAAACCATGCCGGTGACATGCAAGCCCATGAAGTCGTTACTCTGATCGAAGAAGCGGGAGGCTCCTCCTACATGGGCGCCAACCTCGATGCCGGCAACGCCTCCTGGACTTTGGAAGACCCTTTAGAGAACTTGGAGATCATGGGGCCCTACGCCGTCACCACAAGTCTACGGGATTCCGCTATCTGGACATCGGAGAAAGGAACCACCGTTCAGTGGACCGCCATGGGTAAAGGCAACGTCGATTGGGAAAAGTACTTCGACCGGTTCAAGGAGCTTTGTCCGAACGTTCCCGTACACATCGAAACCATTTCCGGATTCAATCGGGAGATTCCCTTCTTGGAAGAAGGCTTTATGGAACTGTTTCCCGACATGAAAGCCTCTACTCTATCTCGTTACCTGAAGTGGGCCCGCCAGGGCGCCCCTCGGGACCCGTGGAAGGCGCCAGTGGGACCCAACGCCGACCGGGCGGACCACAACAAGGACCTCGCCACCCAAGAGCACCAGAAGCTTGAAATTGAGGAGAGTATCCGTTACTGTAAATCCATCGGGCTAGGCTTGAAGGCTTGA
- a CDS encoding sulfatase family protein codes for MKLKSYWLFSILLITTTLATGNLAAHPNIVLIVSDDHGTDALGCYGNPIIQTPALDSLAADGTIFTDANCTTASCSPSRSVILSGLHNHRNGQYGLQHTFHHYQSFDDIKSLPVALSENGYRTARIGKFHVAPESVYQFDFVLSAGAANDPTTVGRSPWEMAEQSRTIIESDDSEPFFLFYATDDPHRSNAFTPDGLPTFDTYPKPNRFGNRDQGYPGINPVTYDPEKVVVPPFLPDTPACRAELAEYYQSVSRLDQGIAHLLDILKRSEKYDNTLVIYISDNGVAFAGAKTTLYEPGMRLPCIVKEPSQTMKSRTQDALVSWVDLAPTILDYAEIDPTSMKTHGRSFRKGVSGNLRGRNEVFASHTAHEVTMYYPMRVVKNRQYKLIFNIAHGLEFPLAKDLLQSPTWVSMQKQGLEFYGRRTPKALLYRPRFELYDLESDPHETVNLSDDLKYRKTRDQLMARLREFQEETRDPWTVKWERE; via the coding sequence ATGAAACTAAAAAGCTATTGGCTTTTCTCTATTCTTCTGATCACCACAACCCTAGCTACGGGCAATCTTGCCGCGCACCCCAATATTGTTCTGATCGTCTCTGACGACCATGGAACCGACGCCCTGGGATGCTACGGAAATCCCATTATTCAGACACCGGCCTTGGACTCCCTCGCAGCCGACGGAACAATCTTCACCGACGCGAATTGCACCACGGCAAGCTGCAGCCCCAGTCGATCGGTCATTCTCAGCGGCCTGCACAACCATCGTAACGGGCAATACGGCTTGCAGCACACGTTCCATCACTATCAGAGTTTCGACGACATCAAGAGCTTACCGGTCGCTTTATCAGAAAATGGCTACCGCACCGCCCGAATCGGAAAGTTTCATGTCGCCCCTGAATCGGTCTACCAATTCGATTTCGTTTTATCCGCAGGCGCCGCCAACGATCCTACGACCGTCGGCCGAAGCCCCTGGGAAATGGCGGAACAGTCCCGCACGATTATCGAAAGTGATGATTCCGAGCCTTTCTTTCTTTTCTACGCGACCGACGACCCGCATCGATCCAACGCATTTACACCCGACGGCCTACCCACCTTTGACACCTATCCTAAGCCCAATCGTTTCGGAAACCGTGATCAAGGCTATCCGGGAATCAACCCGGTAACATATGATCCAGAAAAAGTGGTCGTGCCACCTTTTTTACCCGACACACCTGCTTGTCGGGCGGAGCTGGCAGAGTACTACCAGTCCGTTTCTCGACTCGATCAGGGGATTGCCCATCTCCTCGATATTCTCAAACGTTCGGAGAAATACGACAACACCCTGGTCATCTACATCTCCGACAATGGCGTCGCTTTTGCAGGGGCCAAAACCACGCTCTACGAACCGGGAATGAGATTGCCCTGCATCGTCAAAGAGCCGAGTCAGACAATGAAGAGTCGCACTCAGGACGCTCTTGTCTCTTGGGTCGACCTTGCCCCCACTATACTCGATTACGCGGAAATCGACCCAACGAGTATGAAGACCCACGGCCGATCCTTTCGCAAAGGGGTAAGTGGAAACCTAAGAGGGAGGAACGAAGTCTTCGCTTCCCACACCGCCCATGAGGTCACCATGTACTACCCAATGAGAGTGGTAAAGAATCGTCAGTACAAACTGATCTTCAACATCGCCCATGGACTCGAATTCCCCCTGGCCAAAGACTTGCTCCAGTCGCCCACCTGGGTATCCATGCAAAAGCAAGGACTCGAGTTCTACGGAAGACGCACTCCCAAAGCCCTCCTCTATCGTCCCCGCTTTGAACTTTACGATCTCGAATCTGATCCACACGAAACGGTCAATCTGTCCGACGATCTAAAATACAGAAAAACCCGCGATCAACTCATGGCCAGGCTTCGGGAATTTCAGGAAGAAACCCGTGATCCTTGGACAGTAAAATGGGAACGGGAGTGA
- a CDS encoding RidA family protein yields the protein MSAESNFAKLNLELPPAPKPLGVYKPIVIHEGLAYLSGHGPLKPDGSVYMGRVGSELDQDAGYEAARQTGLAMLATLRANLGSLDNVMRVVKVLGMVNSTAEFGSHPAVINGCSELFAQVFGEETGIGARSAVGMGSLPGNISVEIEGIFEVETS from the coding sequence ATGAGTGCTGAGTCGAATTTTGCTAAACTAAATTTAGAGCTCCCGCCTGCCCCTAAGCCACTGGGGGTTTACAAGCCGATCGTCATTCACGAGGGGCTCGCTTACTTATCCGGGCACGGTCCCCTGAAACCGGATGGGTCGGTTTACATGGGGAGAGTGGGCTCGGAGTTGGATCAGGATGCGGGTTACGAAGCGGCTCGCCAGACGGGTCTGGCGATGTTGGCTACTTTGCGAGCAAATCTGGGGTCCTTGGACAACGTAATGCGCGTGGTGAAGGTATTGGGGATGGTTAATAGTACCGCTGAGTTCGGGAGCCACCCGGCAGTGATCAACGGGTGTAGTGAGCTTTTTGCGCAGGTATTCGGTGAAGAAACAGGAATCGGTGCCCGCAGTGCTGTAGGGATGGGTTCGCTTCCGGGAAATATCAGCGTCGAAATCGAAGGAATTTTTGAGGTGGAAACCAGCTAA